The Desulfurella amilsii region ACTGTGAGAGGGACACCTCGATCAGACACGAAAGTGGGCCTTAGTGATCCGGTGGTTTCCGTATGGAAGGGCCATCGCTCAACGGATAAAAGGTACTCTGGGGATAACAGGCTGATACCGCCCAAGAGTTCATATCGACGGCGGTGTTTGGCACCTCGATGTCGGCTCATCACATCCTGGGGCTGGAGAAGGTCCCAAGGGTTCGGCTGTTCGCCGATTAAAGTGGTACGCGAGCTGGGTTCAGAACGTCGTGAGACAGTTCGGTCCTTATCTGCCGTGGGCGTAGGAGATTTGAGGGAATCTGTCCTTAGTACGAGAGGACCGGGATGGACGCACCTCTGGTGTAGCAGTTGTGGCACCAGCCGCAGGCGCTGCGTAGCTATGTGCGGATATGGATAACCGCTGAAAGCATCTAAGCGGGAAGCCAATCCCAAGATGAGATCTCCCAAGCCGTTAGGCTTCTAAAGGTCCCTTGGAGACTACGAGGTTGATAGGCGCAAGGTGTAAGTGCAGTAATGCATTAAGCTGATGCGTACTAATAGACCGTGTGGCTTAAACTTTTTTGCTCTTTAATAGTTAGATGCAAAACAATCCCTCTGGTGGCGATAGTATAGCGGGAAACACCCGATCCCATCCCGAACTCGGCAGTTAAGCCGCTATGCGCCGATGGTAGTCTGGGAGCGCCCAGGCAAGAGTAGGTACTGCCAGGGGGATAAAAAAATCATGCAAAGGACATTCGTTTTAGATAACTTCAAAAATATTTTTTTAAATATAGTATTGTGCTGTCCGGATATCCCTCAAAATACCGGAAATATTGCCAGACTATGCGTAGGAACTGGAGCAAGACTTCACTTAATCAAGCCTTTTGGCTTTACTCTTACAGATAAAAAACTAAAACGCGCAGGCCTTGACTATTGGGATAATCTTGATCTTGTAGTTTATGATTCAGTAGAAGATTTTTTTGAAAAAAATAACAATGTCAATTTTTACATAGCTACTACAAAAGCAAAAAACTTCTATTATGAAGTTAAATACACTCAGAATGATTATTTAATTTTTGGGTCAGAAACCAGCGGTTTTGCGCTTAAGTATGTTGATAGGTATTTTGATAGATGTATAAATATACCCATGAAATCGACTGTAAGATCGCTTAACCTTGCCAATTCAGTTGCAATTGTTTTATATGAAGCTCTAAGACAAATACTGTTTAAATAACTAAAAATGCATCTCCATAGCTAAAAAATCTGTACCTTTCTTCAATGGCTTTTTGGTAGCAAAAATGTGTGTTTTCTACACCTATTAGGGCACAAATGAGCATAATCAGTGTCGATTTTGGCAGATGGAAATTAGTTAAAATATTTTTTACTGTTTTAAACTGATAGCCAGGATAGATAAATATATCTGTTTTTGTTGAGATTGGTTTTAAAAATCCTTGAGTATTTGAAGCGCTTTCAAGCGCTCTTACTACCGTCGTGCCCACAGGCAGAATAGTTCGATTTTCTAATAGTGCTTTATTGTATATTTGTGCTGTTTTTGGCGATATTTCAAAATATTCTTCGTGCATTTTGTGTTCTTTTATGTTTTGTGTTTCTACGCTTTTAAATGTGCCAAGACCCACATGGAGTGTGATGTAGGCTATTTTAATACCTTTTTGCTTTATTTTTTCGAGCAACTTACTTGTGAAGTGTAAGCTTGCAGTTGGTGCAGCAATTGAGCCTTCAATTTCAGCAAAAACTGTTTGATAGTACTGTTTATCAAGCGCATCAAGCTGATTGTCTTTTCTTTTAATGTAAGGCGGCAAGGGCATTGAACCAATATCATATAAATAATCTTTGATATCAGAGTTTATCTCAAACTTTATAATTTTTTTTTGCTCATTTGTTTGTAAAATCGTAGCTTTTAGGCTTTTTGGTAAAATGACTTTTGTATCGTGCTTAATTTTGCCTTTAACAAAACAATAATAAATATTTTTTTCGATTTGCTCAATTAGCAATATTTGAAGTGAACCACCGCTTTCTTTAGTTGCAGATAGTTTTGCTGGTATAACTTTGGTATTGTTTAAAACAATTAAATCGTTTGGTGACAAGTAGTCTATTATATCTCTAAAAATCTTATGCGATATTTTTTTTGTTTTTTTGTTATAAATAAAAAGCTTGCATTCATCAGGTGGTATATGTGGGCTTTGAGCAATTAGTTCTTTTGGAAGAGCATAATCAAAAATATCTAAATTCATTGGACAATATAGAATGTACCAATCCCTACTGCTACGATATCATCTTGATCATCTTTTACATAACATTGGGCTACAATTGTTGTAAATCCCAGATGGAGGATTTTAGTTTGAGTAATAAGTGTACTGTGATTTGTTGCTTTAATAAAGTTTACTTTTAATTCAAGTGTGTAAAATTTTTTATCTTCACCAATGGTTTTAGAAATTTCAGCGCCAAGTGCTATATCGATAAGGCTGCAAATGGCTCCACCATGCACCACGCCGTATATGTTTTTATTGTTAATACCTGGCTTTAAAGTTACGCTATTTTCTCTTTTTATTCCAATTAGTTTATCAAAGCAGCGCAAATTTGAGCCATCTAAGCTTTTTATTAATTCACTTAAGAAATCTAGTTCTTCCTGTTTTGCATTGTTTATAAACTCAATTAGTTCTTTTTTACTCACAAGTTTTAATTATAATCATTTAATTTAAAAAATCAAATGAATAAGGAGGCTAAAGTAGAGCCCCCTTGAGTTATTCTTGAGCTTTAAAGCTTTCTATAATTTTTTGAGCTTTTTGAGCTGGTACTTCTTCGTACCCAAAAAATTTTGCTCTAAAAAAGCCCCTTCCCGCTGTTAAAGAGCGCAGCGTTGGAGCGTATTCTAAGATTTCAGCCTCTGGTATCAAAACTATTACTTGCTTGAAGTTATGCCTTTTCCCATAAGTTTCCATTTTTAGCATTTTACCTCTTCTTGCATTAATATCGCCTATTATGTCACCTACATTTTCTTCTGGTACAAAAACTTCCATTTCAAGAATTGGTTCTAAGAGAGTGGGTCTGCATTTTAAAACACCTTCTTTAAAAGCTATGGATCCTGCCATTTGAAATGAAAAATCACTTGAATCCACGGGGTGATACATACCATCAATGAGCTTAACTTTAATGTCTGTCATGGGATATCCTACCAAAGCTCCTTTTTCCATAGCAGATTTGACGCCTTTTTCGACAGAGGGTATAAATTGACGCGGTATAGCACCACCTACAATCATATCAACAAACTCAAAGCCAGCCCCCCTTGGAAGAGGTTCAATTTCAATGGTAACATCTCCAAATTGGCCATGGCCACCCGTTTGCTTTTTGAATCTTGCTTTGTACGTTGTTTTATCTTTTATCGTTTCTTTGTAAGCCACTTTTGGTAACTTTAACTTTATATCAAGACCAAATTTTTTCAGACGAGAAACTACTACTTCCAAGTGATTAGTACCCATTCCAGTTAATATAAATTCGTTTGTTTCCGTATTTTTTTTAAATGAAAGTGTTAAATCTGATTCAAGGATTTTACTCATGTATGTAGAGATTTTTTCATCATCATTTTTGGATGAGCCATAGACTGCATAAGAGATAAAAGGCAGCGGCATCTTTACAAATTCAATAGGCGTATCTTTTTTGTCGTTTGATAACGTATCTGCAGTTTGAGTGTATTTTAATTTAG contains the following coding sequences:
- a CDS encoding tRNA (cytidine(34)-2'-O)-methyltransferase, yielding MFLNIVLCCPDIPQNTGNIARLCVGTGARLHLIKPFGFTLTDKKLKRAGLDYWDNLDLVVYDSVEDFFEKNNNVNFYIATTKAKNFYYEVKYTQNDYLIFGSETSGFALKYVDRYFDRCINIPMKSTVRSLNLANSVAIVLYEALRQILFK
- the queA gene encoding tRNA preQ1(34) S-adenosylmethionine ribosyltransferase-isomerase QueA, whose amino-acid sequence is MNLDIFDYALPKELIAQSPHIPPDECKLFIYNKKTKKISHKIFRDIIDYLSPNDLIVLNNTKVIPAKLSATKESGGSLQILLIEQIEKNIYYCFVKGKIKHDTKVILPKSLKATILQTNEQKKIIKFEINSDIKDYLYDIGSMPLPPYIKRKDNQLDALDKQYYQTVFAEIEGSIAAPTASLHFTSKLLEKIKQKGIKIAYITLHVGLGTFKSVETQNIKEHKMHEEYFEISPKTAQIYNKALLENRTILPVGTTVVRALESASNTQGFLKPISTKTDIFIYPGYQFKTVKNILTNFHLPKSTLIMLICALIGVENTHFCYQKAIEERYRFFSYGDAFLVI
- a CDS encoding PaaI family thioesterase, which gives rise to MSKKELIEFINNAKQEELDFLSELIKSLDGSNLRCFDKLIGIKRENSVTLKPGINNKNIYGVVHGGAICSLIDIALGAEISKTIGEDKKFYTLELKVNFIKATNHSTLITQTKILHLGFTTIVAQCYVKDDQDDIVAVGIGTFYIVQ